In Antechinus flavipes isolate AdamAnt ecotype Samford, QLD, Australia chromosome 3, AdamAnt_v2, whole genome shotgun sequence, a genomic segment contains:
- the LOC127558179 gene encoding transcription factor HES-5-like: protein MGLFPFPFTDLPAPHFVSGRGALLMSHISGQPVPSFSKARFPPLSLSCHRVPTCSGSGGGEGERHYPRPIQPGPEHTRRDASLIVQPCLLIGRRVWESQRGQSPTDPRPGGLDKYGSGGAAASSASRAAYLPPTLAVSTSSPMAPSTDFMEHSSLLTPKEKNKLRKPVVEKMRRDRINSSIEQLKLLLEKEFQRHQPNSKLEKADILEMTVSYLKQQSHLQGKAPGSLPRSLQTDFKEGYARCLQEAFQFLSFHKAQTDTQSKLRSHFQKSSSAASEGLAPSFPAPAPGKQPVLKGPPSPLWRPW, encoded by the exons ATGGggttatttccatttccattcacAGATCTCCCGGCACCACACTTTGTGTCCGGACGCGGAGCGCTATTGATGTCCCACATCAGTGGGCAGCCAGTTCCCAGCTTTTCCAAGGCCAGGttccctccactctctctctcttgccaCAGAGTCCCCACCTGCTCGGGGtcgggagggggagagggggagcgTCATTATCCGCGGCCTATTCAGCCGGGCCCCGAGCACACAAGAAGAGATGCTTCTCTTATTGTCCAGCCCTGCCTTCTGATTGGTCGGCGAGTGTGGGAAAGTCAGCGAGGCCAGAGCCCCACAGATCCCAGGCCAGGCGGACTGGATAAATACGGGAGCGGTGGAGCGGCGGCCAGTTCAGCCAGCCGCGCTGCTTACCTTCCTCCTACTCTCGCCGTCTCTACCAGCAGCCCCATGGCCCCCAGCACAGACTTCATGGAGCATAGCTCCCTGCTGACtcccaaagagaaaaacaaa CTGAGGAAGCCGGTGGTGGAGAAGATGCGCCGGGACCGCATCAACAGCAGCATCGAGCAGCTGAAACTCCTGCTGGAGAAGGAATTCCAGAGACACCAGCCCAACTCCAAGCTGGAGAAGGCTGACATCCTGGAGATGACCGTCAGCTACCTGAAGCAGCAGAGCCACCTGCAGGGCAAAG ctccaggTTCTCTCCCTAGAAGCCTGCAGACCGACTTCAAGGAGGGCTACGCCCGCTGCCTGCAGGAAGCCTTCCAGTTCCTCTCCTTCCACAAGGCACAGACGGACACCCAAAGCAAATTGCGCAGCCACTTCCAGAAAAGCTCCTCGGCTGCCTCTGAGGGGCtggctccctccttccctgctccTGCTCCTGGGAAGCAGCCCGTCCTCAAAGGCCCTCCCAGTCCCCTGTGGCGCCCCTGGTAG